In one Dehalogenimonas formicexedens genomic region, the following are encoded:
- a CDS encoding RuvA C-terminal domain-containing protein: protein MAPLIDINDDHGQQERSEHMARLAAEKEAAAYFANIKKASDNFKVILAKEKEPEVTTPQWLRPYSLDIWGNIPFPPKDWMTDETKIKIALKKATLPSEYGKYVNHRVSHKAFYIPRAFYEAVSLATPSSTGHHSSKSRIPSLVWEVGVHIISTIDFHETPGVIRVPRYDFTQQIRCVPECLGEMYAGPEFWSYQKAFITPVLLLAKLAWGKEKMPGVDVVRRVTPWTRYEIESTGREFSVHDDFARLLQEATKKASLDKALLNMGICDVQTAQLIKVELERLKALVAQSSYLPVFVKSEDVCDNGYVDLMGTLAALGFPKAEAAPVAKQVCQKYPEEPLEKKVAIALQLLGR, encoded by the coding sequence ATGGCACCATTAATCGATATCAATGACGACCACGGGCAACAAGAACGGTCCGAGCATATGGCTCGCTTGGCTGCGGAAAAGGAGGCCGCAGCGTATTTTGCGAATATCAAAAAAGCTTCGGACAACTTTAAGGTCATTCTGGCCAAAGAAAAGGAACCGGAAGTAACAACCCCGCAATGGTTACGGCCATATTCCCTCGACATTTGGGGCAACATACCATTTCCACCAAAAGATTGGATGACTGATGAGACTAAAATCAAAATCGCTCTGAAAAAAGCAACCCTACCAAGCGAATACGGAAAATACGTAAACCATCGCGTTTCTCACAAGGCATTTTACATACCCAGGGCATTTTATGAGGCGGTATCCCTAGCCACTCCCAGTTCGACCGGTCACCATAGTTCAAAAAGCCGGATTCCTTCTTTAGTCTGGGAAGTTGGTGTGCATATTATTTCGACCATAGATTTCCATGAAACTCCAGGGGTCATTCGAGTTCCAAGATATGACTTTACACAACAAATTCGGTGCGTTCCAGAATGCTTGGGTGAGATGTACGCTGGACCCGAATTTTGGAGCTATCAAAAAGCATTCATCACTCCTGTCTTGCTCTTAGCCAAGCTCGCCTGGGGGAAAGAAAAGATGCCCGGCGTAGATGTCGTTAGACGTGTCACCCCTTGGACCAGGTATGAGATTGAAAGTACGGGCCGTGAATTCAGCGTACATGACGATTTTGCGCGTCTCCTCCAGGAAGCGACGAAAAAGGCATCCCTTGATAAAGCGCTTCTAAATATGGGGATATGCGACGTTCAAACAGCCCAGCTTATCAAGGTCGAGCTTGAGCGATTGAAGGCACTTGTGGCTCAATCATCTTATCTCCCAGTTTTCGTAAAATCAGAAGATGTCTGTGACAACGGCTATGTTGACCTGATGGGCACCTTGGCTGCATTAGGATTTCCCAAAGCTGAGGCGGCTCCAGTTGCTAAGCAGGTTTGTCAGAAATACCCTGAAGAACCCCTTGAAAAAAAAGTCGCTATCGCCTTGCAGTTACTGGGTCGATGA
- a CDS encoding site-specific integrase has translation MNEGSAMVVSPQGLNKTSKVLAIQKGEAGTATYVPHLSLPQVKMLAASAAHLGEGHYGDRNELLVLITFDGCLRCSETIGLRVRDIDRNDDGWVVRILGKGHKAGVAAISPSLAARLQAFAYRQKLNPDDRLFPFSRSRAYQIICAAYDGCPELYKPSKEKDRVGAVHALRHSGAIERLRVTRNPTAVQHQLRHRSAVMTLKYFRTLTIDESLTQQKAVDFDY, from the coding sequence ATGAATGAAGGTTCAGCGATGGTTGTTTCGCCACAAGGACTAAACAAAACTTCAAAAGTGTTAGCCATTCAAAAGGGAGAGGCCGGAACGGCAACTTACGTCCCACACCTCAGCCTCCCCCAGGTCAAGATGCTGGCGGCCTCCGCCGCACATCTCGGAGAGGGCCACTACGGCGACCGCAACGAACTCTTAGTTCTAATCACTTTCGATGGTTGCTTACGTTGTAGCGAGACCATCGGTCTCAGGGTGCGCGACATCGACCGCAACGATGACGGCTGGGTTGTCAGGATTCTGGGCAAGGGCCACAAGGCCGGTGTGGCCGCCATTTCTCCATCACTTGCTGCCCGGCTCCAGGCCTTCGCGTACCGTCAGAAGCTCAACCCGGATGACAGACTTTTCCCATTTTCTAGGTCCCGGGCATACCAGATAATCTGCGCAGCTTACGACGGCTGCCCTGAACTTTATAAACCGTCCAAGGAGAAAGACCGTGTTGGTGCGGTCCATGCATTACGCCACAGTGGAGCCATCGAAAGACTCCGTGTGACAAGGAATCCAACGGCCGTGCAACATCAGCTTCGACACCGTTCGGCAGTCATGACTCTAAAATATTTTCGAACTCTCACAATCGATGAGTCACTCACCCAGCAAAAGGCGGTTGACTTTGATTATTGA
- a CDS encoding tyrosine-type recombinase/integrase — protein sequence MAQRSKGAGRVIDRGTDKHGNKVWAVAAELPKTPEGKRSQVWRTVRGNRRQAEKALQSLQSEIQRKEVVKPSRGTLAVFMASWLNDNLKATASPKTFQNYSSMLSAHITPSALGTMALGDIDPNAVQAYINSKLKAGLSARTVRHHYALIHRALELATRWGMITRNPASIIDPPRFKRPEMNTLSEEQIGHVLAAVLGSMYHPIYATAIFSGARRSEYLALRWGDIDFKFASMSISRSMHYVGGKIVFTETKTAKSRRLIVLTPTLIEILTRHFEEQRALADKLERPFNQDSLVFCHADGSPVLPDSITQHWARVCKKLGFDVRLHDARHTMATIMLKQGVHPKVVAERLGHSSVSLTLDTYSHVTQSMGKVAAFQLDQAIAEAIAKAGAI from the coding sequence ATGGCACAAAGAAGTAAGGGCGCGGGCCGCGTTATCGACCGAGGTACCGACAAGCACGGGAACAAAGTCTGGGCGGTAGCCGCCGAACTACCCAAGACCCCAGAAGGTAAACGTAGCCAAGTATGGCGGACGGTTCGTGGGAATCGCCGTCAAGCCGAGAAAGCCCTTCAGAGTCTCCAATCTGAGATTCAGCGAAAAGAAGTAGTTAAACCTTCTAGGGGCACTCTCGCAGTATTCATGGCTTCCTGGCTCAACGATAACCTTAAGGCAACAGCAAGCCCCAAGACATTCCAGAATTATTCATCCATGCTTTCAGCCCACATCACACCATCTGCACTAGGCACAATGGCGCTGGGTGATATTGACCCGAACGCAGTTCAAGCTTACATCAACTCTAAACTCAAAGCGGGCTTAAGTGCCAGGACAGTTCGCCATCATTACGCCCTGATTCACAGGGCTCTTGAATTGGCAACACGCTGGGGAATGATAACCCGGAATCCTGCTTCAATCATCGACCCGCCACGATTCAAGCGGCCTGAAATGAACACTTTATCCGAAGAACAAATCGGTCATGTTCTAGCTGCCGTTCTGGGGTCGATGTATCATCCAATCTATGCTACGGCAATATTTTCCGGAGCTCGCCGGAGCGAATATTTGGCATTGCGCTGGGGTGATATCGATTTCAAGTTTGCTTCGATGAGCATATCCAGGTCGATGCATTATGTTGGTGGCAAAATCGTGTTTACCGAAACGAAGACGGCCAAATCGCGGCGCCTAATAGTGCTCACTCCTACTCTCATTGAGATTCTCACACGCCACTTTGAGGAGCAGCGCGCCCTGGCTGACAAACTGGAGCGACCTTTCAATCAGGACTCGCTCGTCTTCTGCCATGCCGATGGCTCACCAGTGTTACCAGACTCAATAACTCAGCATTGGGCTCGGGTCTGTAAAAAGCTCGGTTTCGATGTCCGGCTCCATGATGCACGTCATACCATGGCGACTATAATGTTAAAACAGGGAGTACATCCGAAAGTTGTCGCGGAAAGGCTCGGCCATTCTTCTGTGAGCCTCACTCTGGACACTTACTCTCACGTTACCCAGAGCATGGGTAAGGTCGCCGCTTTCCAACTCGACCAGGCCATTGCCGAGGCAATCGCTAAAGCTGGCGCAATCTAA
- the nuoE gene encoding NADH-quinone oxidoreductase subunit NuoE, producing the protein MPDDVTQTHFDIDAVLGGFGRDRANLIPVLQAVQQHIGYLSVDAVSSVAEYLGLSETTVHSVASFYTQFKFKPSGKNVIKVCRGTACHVGGGERILAEIERQLGIKPGETTPDLQFTIDTVACIGACALSPVVIVNENIHGRASVNKILEAVAEKKDVAYCRCP; encoded by the coding sequence ATGCCAGACGACGTGACGCAAACTCATTTTGATATCGACGCCGTTTTGGGCGGATTCGGGCGCGATCGCGCGAACCTCATCCCGGTTCTGCAAGCGGTTCAACAGCATATTGGTTACCTATCGGTCGACGCCGTTTCCTCCGTAGCCGAATACCTGGGGTTATCGGAGACGACCGTCCACAGCGTCGCCTCCTTCTATACCCAGTTCAAATTCAAACCCTCCGGCAAGAACGTTATCAAGGTCTGCCGCGGTACCGCCTGCCACGTAGGCGGCGGCGAGCGCATTCTGGCCGAGATCGAACGACAACTGGGCATCAAACCCGGCGAAACCACCCCTGATCTCCAGTTCACCATCGATACCGTCGCCTGTATCGGCGCCTGCGCCCTTTCGCCGGTGGTCATCGTCAACGAGAACATTCACGGCCGCGCTTCGGTGAACAAGATCCTCGAAGCCGTGGCGGAGAAGAAAGACGTGGCGTACTGCCGATGCCCGTGA
- the nuoF gene encoding NADH-quinone oxidoreductase subunit NuoF yields MPVTSDFATLQAEAKASWQALIDSPTPHILIGTATCGKVSGAMSVYDAILAALERLGIKATVTQVGCFGMCYAEPTMDIVLPGLPRVSYGFMTPEKAGRIIEDFIINGNPRPDLALCTIGPGLIEGITPFDEMPMLKDQHRIALRNGGHINPLRISHYIARGGYAGLYRALSSMTPQEVIDEVSKSGLRGRGGAGFATGQKWQFCRNAQGSPKYMICNADEGDPGAFMDRSILEGDPHSVIEGLIIAAYAIGASEGFIYVRAEYPLAVSTVRHAVEQARERGFLGTNIMGSGFDFDVRIKEGAGAFVCGEETALMASIEGRRGMPRSRPPFPAQSGLWGKPTTINNVKTLAMVSYILAEGAYRFAGLGTDKSQGTCVFALAGNINHMGLIEVPMGTPLDDVIFKIGGGIPRGRKLKAVQIGGPSGGCLPADLSATGLDYESLIKSGAIMGSGGLIVMDEGNCMVDVARYFLSFIQAESCGKCTPCRLGTKQMLDILTRITKGEGKSEDIPALEELAKQIKVSSLCALGGTSPNPVLTTLKYFRDEYEAHINEKRCPAGVCKTLIKYAIVNDKCNGCRLCEKACPAKAITFVGKRKPVILDETLCNRCGICRDVCKLDAVAVK; encoded by the coding sequence ATGCCCGTGACGTCGGATTTCGCAACGCTCCAGGCAGAAGCCAAAGCGTCATGGCAGGCGCTGATCGATAGTCCCACCCCACATATCCTCATCGGCACCGCCACCTGCGGCAAGGTTTCCGGCGCCATGAGCGTCTACGACGCCATCCTCGCCGCCCTTGAAAGGCTGGGCATCAAGGCTACCGTAACCCAGGTCGGCTGTTTCGGCATGTGTTACGCCGAACCGACGATGGACATCGTTCTTCCCGGATTGCCGCGGGTCAGTTATGGCTTTATGACCCCTGAGAAAGCCGGCCGGATCATCGAGGATTTCATCATCAACGGGAACCCCAGGCCGGACCTGGCGCTGTGCACCATCGGCCCGGGCCTCATCGAAGGCATTACTCCTTTCGACGAGATGCCGATGCTGAAAGACCAGCACCGCATCGCCCTGCGCAACGGCGGCCATATCAATCCGCTGCGAATCAGCCATTACATCGCCCGTGGCGGCTATGCGGGTCTTTATCGGGCTCTGTCTTCCATGACGCCGCAGGAGGTTATCGACGAGGTCTCGAAGTCTGGCCTCCGGGGGAGGGGCGGCGCCGGTTTTGCCACCGGCCAGAAGTGGCAGTTCTGCCGGAATGCCCAGGGCTCGCCCAAGTACATGATCTGCAATGCTGACGAAGGCGATCCCGGGGCGTTCATGGACCGTTCCATCCTGGAAGGCGATCCTCATTCGGTAATCGAGGGGCTCATTATCGCCGCTTACGCTATCGGCGCGTCCGAGGGGTTCATCTATGTCAGGGCGGAGTATCCCCTGGCGGTTTCAACGGTCAGGCATGCGGTCGAACAGGCCAGGGAGCGCGGTTTCCTGGGCACAAACATCATGGGTTCCGGCTTCGATTTCGATGTCAGGATAAAAGAAGGCGCCGGAGCGTTCGTCTGCGGTGAAGAGACCGCTCTCATGGCCAGCATCGAAGGCCGGCGCGGCATGCCCCGTTCCCGCCCGCCCTTCCCCGCCCAATCCGGCCTCTGGGGCAAACCGACGACGATCAATAACGTCAAGACACTGGCAATGGTCTCGTACATCCTTGCCGAGGGCGCTTACCGGTTCGCTGGTCTCGGCACCGACAAGAGCCAGGGTACCTGCGTATTCGCCTTGGCCGGGAATATCAACCACATGGGCTTGATCGAAGTGCCCATGGGGACGCCGCTTGATGACGTTATCTTCAAAATCGGCGGCGGCATTCCCAGGGGCAGGAAGCTCAAAGCCGTTCAGATAGGCGGCCCTTCGGGCGGTTGCCTGCCGGCTGATCTATCGGCCACGGGGCTCGATTACGAATCGCTCATCAAATCCGGGGCCATAATGGGCAGCGGCGGCCTCATCGTCATGGATGAAGGCAACTGCATGGTGGACGTGGCCCGCTATTTCCTGTCTTTCATCCAGGCCGAGTCCTGCGGCAAATGCACCCCCTGCCGGCTGGGCACCAAGCAGATGCTTGATATCCTCACCCGGATAACTAAAGGCGAGGGCAAATCAGAAGATATCCCGGCGCTCGAGGAACTGGCGAAACAGATCAAGGTTTCCTCACTCTGCGCCCTGGGCGGCACTTCCCCCAACCCGGTACTGACAACCCTGAAATATTTCCGGGACGAGTACGAAGCCCACATCAATGAAAAACGCTGCCCCGCCGGCGTGTGCAAAACTCTGATCAAGTATGCGATTGTCAACGATAAATGCAACGGCTGCCGCCTGTGCGAAAAAGCCTGTCCGGCGAAGGCGATCACTTTCGTCGGCAAGCGTAAGCCTGTCATCCTCGACGAAACATTATGCAATCGCTGCGGCATCTGCCGCGACGTCTGCAAGCTGGACGCGGTGGCGGTAAAATGA
- the fdhF gene encoding formate dehydrogenase subunit alpha — MIELRINDQVIEAAEGQTVLEAARQAGIYIPSLCYSPDLKPYGGCRMCIVEIEKMRGLPTACTTPVAAGMVIRTETPALTDARRTVLDLLLAEHPLDCASCVKDGRCELQDAAKHMGITVSRLPVSARIQAIDDSNPFFKLDRNKCILCARCTRACDEITGNNAIEIVDRGYGSKVGTVVDRPLTGTNCASCGECVTQCPVAALVPKDHVKPDGVVSTVCPYCGVGCGIKLELSGGKIVSVSGDTGNPSSRGRLCVKGRFGIKDFVHHADRLTTPLLKRDGQFVESAWDEALEYACSRLYQFKPGEVAVIASAKATNEENYLIQKFARAVLKTNNVDHSARLCHAPTVAGLAAAFGSGAMTNSIGDLNQSGCFFVLGANTSETHPVIGFGIKQAVKNGAKLIVANPVRIPLVRYADIFLQHHPGTDVMLLSAMCKIIIDEELLDRNFIDSRTEGYESLAKSLRKFDLDHAAAVTGVALEDIRMAARLYAGSKTASILYAMGITQHRHGTDNVSSVANLAMLTGNLGKPGGGVNPLRGQNNVQGACDMGALPDVFTGYQKVSDEVAKTKFEAAWGVSLPSEPGLTLLEIIDAIDRKKIKALYVVGENLMLSDPDINRLKRALEKLELLVVQDIFMNETAEMAHAVLPSTTFAEKEGTFTNTERRVQRLRKAVNPVGFSKPDWWITAQLGKRLCGKGFGFSGPEGIFEEITTLTPSYAGISYDRLDQGGLQWPCPSPSHPGTPILYVGSFTRGKGVFKAVKFVPPAELPDDTYPFILTTGRSLYHFHTGTMTRRVKGLNALQPTETLEISGVDASNLGISDGESVRVTSRRGSVTANAVVSKRPKPGTIFMTFHFPETATNILTNPARDPVAKIPELKVAAVKIEKV, encoded by the coding sequence ATGATCGAACTCCGCATCAACGATCAGGTTATCGAAGCGGCGGAAGGCCAGACTGTCCTGGAAGCCGCCCGCCAGGCCGGGATCTACATCCCCAGCCTGTGTTATTCCCCCGATCTCAAACCCTACGGCGGTTGCCGCATGTGCATCGTCGAGATCGAAAAAATGCGGGGACTGCCCACCGCCTGCACTACCCCGGTAGCCGCCGGCATGGTAATCCGGACCGAAACGCCCGCTTTGACCGATGCCCGCAGAACCGTCCTGGATTTGCTCCTGGCCGAACATCCGCTCGATTGCGCTTCCTGCGTCAAAGACGGACGGTGCGAACTCCAGGACGCGGCCAAGCACATGGGGATTACCGTAAGCAGGCTGCCTGTCAGCGCCCGAATCCAGGCGATCGACGATTCCAACCCGTTCTTCAAACTGGACCGCAACAAGTGCATCCTGTGCGCCCGCTGCACCCGCGCCTGCGACGAGATCACCGGCAACAATGCCATCGAGATTGTCGACCGGGGTTACGGAAGCAAAGTCGGCACCGTCGTCGATCGTCCCCTCACCGGGACCAACTGCGCCTCCTGCGGCGAATGCGTCACGCAGTGTCCGGTCGCCGCCCTGGTTCCCAAGGATCATGTAAAGCCTGACGGTGTGGTATCCACGGTTTGCCCCTATTGCGGCGTCGGTTGCGGCATAAAGCTTGAGCTGTCCGGCGGAAAGATCGTCTCCGTTTCAGGCGACACCGGTAATCCATCGTCGAGAGGCCGGCTGTGCGTCAAAGGCCGATTCGGCATAAAAGACTTCGTGCATCATGCCGACCGGTTAACCACGCCGCTCCTGAAACGTGATGGACAATTCGTCGAGTCCGCCTGGGATGAGGCGCTGGAATACGCCTGTTCCCGGCTGTACCAGTTCAAACCCGGCGAAGTGGCTGTCATCGCCTCTGCCAAAGCCACCAATGAGGAGAATTACCTCATTCAAAAGTTCGCCCGGGCGGTTTTGAAAACAAACAACGTGGACCATTCCGCCCGCCTGTGCCACGCCCCCACCGTGGCCGGCCTCGCCGCCGCCTTTGGTTCGGGAGCCATGACCAATTCGATAGGCGATTTGAACCAATCCGGGTGCTTTTTCGTCCTCGGCGCCAATACCTCGGAAACCCACCCGGTTATCGGCTTCGGTATCAAGCAGGCGGTGAAGAACGGAGCAAAACTCATTGTTGCCAACCCCGTGAGGATCCCCCTCGTCCGCTACGCCGATATTTTCCTGCAGCATCATCCAGGAACCGATGTCATGCTACTCTCGGCGATGTGCAAGATCATTATCGACGAGGAGTTGCTCGACCGGAATTTCATCGATTCCCGGACCGAAGGCTACGAGTCCCTCGCAAAATCTCTGAGAAAATTTGATCTCGACCACGCCGCCGCCGTCACCGGCGTCGCGTTAGAGGACATCCGAATGGCCGCCCGCCTTTACGCCGGCAGCAAGACTGCTTCGATCCTCTACGCCATGGGCATTACGCAGCACCGCCACGGCACCGACAATGTTTCTTCTGTTGCCAACCTGGCCATGCTCACCGGGAACCTGGGCAAACCCGGGGGCGGGGTGAACCCGCTCCGGGGACAGAACAACGTCCAGGGGGCTTGCGACATGGGCGCCCTGCCGGACGTCTTCACGGGTTACCAGAAGGTCTCCGATGAAGTTGCCAAAACCAAATTCGAAGCCGCGTGGGGAGTGTCTTTGCCATCGGAACCGGGACTTACGCTTCTTGAAATCATCGACGCCATCGACCGCAAAAAGATCAAGGCTCTTTATGTAGTCGGCGAAAACCTGATGCTCTCCGACCCCGACATCAACCGCTTGAAAAGAGCTTTGGAGAAGCTGGAACTCTTGGTAGTCCAGGATATTTTCATGAACGAAACGGCTGAAATGGCCCACGCGGTTCTGCCGTCGACGACTTTCGCCGAGAAAGAAGGTACTTTCACCAACACTGAACGCCGGGTACAACGCCTCAGGAAAGCGGTTAACCCGGTTGGATTCTCAAAACCGGACTGGTGGATCACCGCCCAGCTCGGAAAACGCCTCTGCGGCAAGGGTTTCGGTTTTTCCGGCCCTGAGGGCATCTTTGAGGAAATAACCACACTGACCCCGTCATATGCCGGAATCAGCTACGACCGGTTGGACCAGGGCGGCCTTCAGTGGCCTTGCCCCTCCCCGTCCCATCCCGGCACCCCGATCCTCTACGTCGGGAGTTTCACCCGCGGCAAAGGCGTCTTCAAAGCTGTTAAATTCGTGCCCCCGGCGGAATTGCCGGACGATACATATCCATTCATCCTGACCACCGGCCGCAGCCTGTACCATTTCCATACCGGGACCATGACCCGCCGGGTCAAGGGTTTGAATGCTCTTCAACCAACCGAAACGCTTGAGATTTCAGGCGTTGATGCCTCAAACCTAGGCATCAGCGATGGTGAGTCGGTGAGGGTGACTTCCCGGCGCGGTTCGGTTACCGCTAACGCCGTGGTCAGTAAGCGGCCGAAACCGGGTACGATATTCATGACCTTCCACTTCCCCGAAACCGCCACCAACATCCTCACCAATCCGGCGCGCGACCCAGTCGCCAAGATACCGGAACTCAAGGTGGCGGCTGTCAAAATCGAGAAGGTATAA
- the acpS gene encoding holo-ACP synthase, translated as MKQYLGVDIIEISRIEKAIDRWGDAFLDRIFTPAEKEKYRNRPESLAARFAAKEAAVKALGCNEIIYRDIEIVADAGKRPEISLTGRAEVFARDLGIANLAVSLSHSRDYAVAVVSGFS; from the coding sequence GTGAAACAGTATCTCGGCGTCGATATCATCGAGATCAGCCGCATCGAAAAGGCCATCGACCGTTGGGGTGACGCCTTTCTCGACCGTATTTTCACTCCCGCCGAGAAAGAAAAGTACCGTAACCGGCCGGAGTCGCTGGCCGCGCGTTTTGCCGCCAAGGAAGCCGCGGTCAAAGCCCTGGGCTGCAACGAGATAATCTATCGGGATATCGAAATCGTTGCCGATGCCGGGAAGCGCCCCGAGATAAGTTTGACAGGCCGCGCGGAGGTTTTCGCCCGCGATTTGGGCATCGCCAATTTAGCGGTCAGCCTCTCCCACAGCCGGGATTATGCGGTTGCTGTTGTCTCAGGATTCAGTTAA
- a CDS encoding porin PorA family protein, translated as MRRALVALGVLVVAFAMVWLYLIFPGMAKMPADYSVVYHFEGQVQVFNQAANAMVPIATKMDRVLTGTEVNSADALVLKQDITFFLAANGAPLSSAPGAASLAALDSHETYAIDRTTRVNLPGGDKTRSGQFTFPLDVQKETYQYWVATTNSTLPATFVGEETVNGLKVYVFKIDSKGNTSPTNATQKIDVAATIKVEPVSGTPIDSKLTTTVNQLLANGSSMAVLINESHFTQATIDEMVTDGKANMNKIVWASVYGFWGAIALGAVLIVLGLVLKSKPKAA; from the coding sequence ATGCGTCGAGCACTGGTAGCCCTTGGCGTCCTGGTTGTCGCGTTTGCGATGGTCTGGCTCTACCTCATTTTCCCGGGGATGGCGAAAATGCCGGCGGATTATTCGGTCGTGTACCATTTCGAAGGCCAGGTTCAGGTATTCAATCAAGCAGCTAATGCAATGGTTCCAATCGCAACGAAAATGGACCGCGTGCTTACCGGTACCGAGGTTAATTCTGCTGATGCCCTTGTGCTCAAGCAAGACATCACGTTTTTCCTCGCCGCAAATGGCGCACCTTTATCGTCAGCACCAGGTGCTGCATCACTTGCTGCGCTAGATTCTCACGAGACTTATGCGATTGATCGTACTACGAGAGTTAACCTGCCCGGAGGCGACAAAACTCGAAGTGGTCAATTCACTTTCCCTTTAGATGTTCAAAAAGAAACTTATCAGTACTGGGTAGCGACCACCAATTCCACTCTTCCTGCCACTTTTGTGGGTGAAGAGACCGTTAATGGTCTAAAAGTCTACGTGTTCAAGATTGATTCAAAAGGCAATACAAGTCCTACTAATGCTACACAAAAAATCGATGTCGCGGCTACAATCAAAGTTGAACCCGTGTCCGGTACTCCCATTGATTCAAAACTCACCACCACTGTAAATCAGTTGTTAGCCAATGGGTCATCAATGGCGGTTCTCATCAACGAAAGCCATTTCACCCAGGCTACTATCGATGAAATGGTCACCGACGGCAAAGCCAATATGAACAAAATCGTATGGGCCAGCGTTTATGGTTTCTGGGGCGCCATCGCCCTCGGTGCCGTGTTGATCGTCCTTGGGTTGGTCCTGAAATCCAAACCCAAAGCGGCCTAG
- a CDS encoding DHA2 family efflux MFS transporter permease subunit, which translates to MFSEDVALAQSRSHNKWLILAVLSAALFMINLDVTIVNIALPDIMDKLSASLADAEWILNAYVLVFAVLLITMGRLGDMFGRKKLFTLGLGLFTGASLLCGLAPGIEWLVTARVLQAAGGAAMMPATLSILNVTFHGGQRGLAMGIWGASAGAAAALGPLIGGLLVGSLGWQWIFLVNLPIGLAALVAARKIIPESRDPGSGKSIDYPGIVTASIGLGTLTYALVEGQSFGWTSPVTLTLVGISLLAGAVFITVEARSAAPLIELSLFRNLSFTAGNILGLLLMFCLVGGIFLSVMYLQMVRQFTPMHAGLLVLPLPLALMIVSPLAGRLADHIPMRWAMSAGMLIVAGAFYFLKQLGMNTGWVEIALPMAGAGVGLGLVMAPLGTVVMGSAPVASSGAASGVLTTMRQVGATLGISALGAVLQFQLVANLKYFFGYIPFMPQSAKDAMLEAVSKGGMTGPSFSDAPSFLQDLIGQIMREQFNGAISTAMTVAMFVAVAGAVSALLIKYRPSRRDIPATRE; encoded by the coding sequence ATGTTTTCCGAAGATGTTGCTTTAGCTCAAAGCAGAAGCCATAACAAATGGCTGATACTGGCAGTCCTGTCGGCGGCGCTGTTCATGATCAACCTCGACGTGACGATCGTCAACATTGCCTTGCCGGACATCATGGACAAGTTGTCCGCCTCACTGGCGGACGCCGAATGGATTCTGAACGCCTACGTCCTTGTTTTTGCCGTCCTTCTTATCACCATGGGACGGTTAGGCGACATGTTCGGGAGAAAAAAACTCTTCACCCTCGGCCTCGGTCTTTTCACCGGCGCATCCCTGCTGTGCGGGCTGGCGCCGGGCATCGAATGGCTGGTAACCGCCAGGGTCCTTCAGGCTGCCGGCGGCGCGGCGATGATGCCGGCAACGCTTTCTATTTTGAACGTAACATTCCACGGTGGCCAGCGCGGGCTGGCGATGGGCATCTGGGGTGCTTCCGCCGGAGCCGCCGCCGCCCTGGGGCCGCTCATCGGGGGCTTGCTGGTGGGCAGCCTTGGCTGGCAATGGATTTTCCTGGTCAACCTGCCGATAGGGCTGGCGGCGCTGGTTGCGGCCAGAAAGATCATACCCGAATCCAGAGATCCCGGCTCCGGAAAGAGTATCGATTACCCCGGAATCGTCACCGCTTCCATTGGTTTGGGTACCCTGACTTATGCGCTTGTCGAAGGCCAGTCTTTTGGTTGGACGTCGCCGGTGACGCTGACTCTGGTTGGCATCAGCCTGCTGGCCGGAGCTGTTTTCATCACAGTTGAAGCCAGGAGCGCCGCGCCGCTGATCGAACTTTCACTGTTCCGCAACCTGTCGTTCACCGCCGGCAATATCCTGGGTCTGCTACTCATGTTCTGCCTGGTGGGAGGGATCTTTCTGTCCGTGATGTATCTCCAGATGGTAAGGCAGTTCACGCCGATGCATGCGGGACTACTGGTGCTGCCCCTGCCGCTGGCATTGATGATCGTCTCGCCTCTTGCCGGACGATTGGCCGACCATATACCTATGAGATGGGCGATGTCCGCCGGCATGTTGATCGTGGCCGGGGCTTTTTATTTCCTGAAACAACTGGGGATGAATACGGGTTGGGTGGAAATAGCGTTACCCATGGCGGGCGCCGGGGTCGGACTGGGATTGGTAATGGCTCCTCTTGGTACGGTGGTTATGGGTTCGGCACCTGTGGCCAGTTCCGGCGCGGCGTCCGGGGTTTTAACGACAATGCGCCAGGTGGGGGCGACCCTTGGAATATCGGCGTTAGGGGCGGTGCTGCAGTTTCAATTAGTGGCGAATTTGAAATATTTTTTCGGTTATATTCCCTTCATGCCGCAATCCGCCAAGGACGCCATGCTGGAAGCAGTGAGCAAGGGGGGGATGACCGGCCCGTCATTTTCCGATGCGCCCTCGTTTCTCCAGGATCTGATAGGCCAGATCATGCGGGAACAGTTCAATGGCGCAATATCCACCGCGATGACGGTGGCCATGTTCGTCGCGGTGGCGGGGGCTGTGTCGGCTTTGTTAATCAAGTATCGGCCTTCAAGACGCGATATTCCCGCCACGCGGGAATAA